A stretch of the Amycolatopsis sp. BJA-103 genome encodes the following:
- a CDS encoding cytochrome P450, whose protein sequence is MITDPDTYTRGVPYEHLAALRRESPVVRVDDFWAVLGHSDVKYVLKNPKLFSSHLGGTQIRDPATEQDLGYVRRMMLNMDPPEHARLRGLLTRAFTPRAVGRLTERIHGWARDLITAVAAERRCDFAAVAADLPLLTLAEVFGIPEQDRRLMYDWSNRVIGYQDADYAVSATVEAGEVTELARAALAVRPVPGPDGAMPDPRTRAGMPDLYAYATALGEYKRRHPGDDVMSNLMGHVEDGGRVSIDEFENLFWLFSVAGNETLRNGIPGGMLALLSHPDQYRRLLADRSLLPVAVEEMLRWWTPVMHFRRTATEDVTLSDVDIRAGDKVVVWFSSANRDESVFEAPDRFDIGRTPNDHLTFGHGPHFCLGAQLARVQLRAMFEAILDLPGEVELDGTPVRLRSNFQNGLKSLPIRW, encoded by the coding sequence GTGATCACCGATCCGGACACCTATACCCGGGGCGTGCCGTACGAGCACCTCGCGGCGCTGCGCCGGGAGTCGCCGGTCGTGCGGGTGGACGATTTCTGGGCCGTGCTCGGACATTCGGACGTCAAGTACGTGCTGAAGAATCCGAAGCTGTTCTCGTCGCACCTGGGCGGGACGCAGATCCGGGACCCGGCGACCGAACAGGACCTCGGTTACGTCCGCCGGATGATGCTCAACATGGATCCGCCCGAGCACGCCCGGCTGCGGGGCCTGCTCACCAGGGCGTTCACGCCGCGCGCGGTCGGCAGGCTGACCGAGCGGATCCACGGCTGGGCAAGGGATCTGATCACCGCAGTCGCGGCGGAGCGGCGATGTGATTTCGCCGCCGTCGCCGCCGATCTCCCGCTGCTGACGCTCGCCGAGGTCTTCGGGATTCCCGAACAGGACCGGCGGCTGATGTACGACTGGAGCAATCGCGTGATCGGCTACCAGGACGCGGACTACGCGGTGAGCGCGACCGTCGAAGCGGGAGAGGTCACCGAGCTCGCGCGGGCGGCGCTGGCCGTGCGGCCGGTTCCGGGCCCGGACGGTGCGATGCCCGATCCGCGCACCCGCGCCGGGATGCCGGATCTCTACGCGTACGCCACCGCGCTCGGCGAGTACAAGCGACGGCACCCCGGCGACGACGTGATGAGCAACCTGATGGGTCACGTGGAAGACGGAGGCCGGGTCTCGATCGACGAGTTCGAGAATCTGTTCTGGCTGTTTTCCGTGGCGGGCAACGAAACGCTGCGCAACGGGATCCCCGGCGGGATGCTGGCGCTGCTGTCGCATCCGGACCAGTACCGGCGGCTGCTGGCCGACCGTTCGCTGCTTCCCGTTGCGGTGGAAGAGATGCTCCGCTGGTGGACGCCGGTCATGCACTTCCGCCGGACCGCGACCGAAGACGTCACTCTGTCCGATGTGGACATCCGCGCGGGCGACAAGGTCGTCGTCTGGTTCTCGTCGGCGAATCGCGACGAGTCCGTTTTCGAAGCCCCGGACCGCTTCGACATCGGCCGGACGCCCAACGACCACCTGACCTTCGGGCACGGCCCGCATTTCTGTCTCGGCGCCCAGCTCGCCAGGGTGCAGCTGCGCGCGATGTTCGAAGCGATCCTCGACCTGCCCGGCGAGGTGGAACTCGACGGCACCCCGGTGCGGTTGCGGTCGAACTTCCAGAACGGGCTGAAGTCCCTGCCGATCCGCTGGTAG
- a CDS encoding PASTA domain-containing protein: protein MTKTASRIALLLAVGALGLAACGAPNPRPGAPATVTETVASAQPSSRASAPTTAAAKLVTVLDVSGMNHQDAQDAMQAAGLYNLREVDGTGKGRMLVMDRNWVQTGQDPAPGTKVAADAVITLTAVKIGEK, encoded by the coding sequence ATGACGAAGACCGCCAGCCGGATCGCCCTGCTTCTCGCCGTCGGCGCGCTCGGCCTCGCCGCGTGCGGTGCTCCGAACCCGCGGCCGGGGGCGCCGGCGACCGTCACGGAGACGGTGGCGAGCGCGCAGCCGTCCAGCCGGGCGAGCGCTCCGACAACGGCGGCCGCCAAGCTCGTCACCGTCCTGGACGTCTCGGGGATGAACCATCAGGACGCGCAGGACGCGATGCAGGCGGCGGGCCTGTACAACCTGCGCGAGGTCGACGGGACCGGCAAGGGCCGGATGCTCGTGATGGACCGGAACTGGGTCCAGACGGGTCAGGACCCGGCGCCGGGGACGAAAGTCGCCGCCGACGCGGTGATCACCCTGACCGCGGTCAAAATCGGCGAGAAGTGA
- a CDS encoding helix-turn-helix transcriptional regulator: protein MVKPTKVMNSIRALRFAAGEMTQAQLADRIGVTRQTVIAIEQGRYSPSLEMAFQIARVFGVGLDDVFQYPD, encoded by the coding sequence ATGGTGAAACCGACCAAGGTCATGAACTCGATCCGCGCCCTGCGCTTCGCCGCCGGTGAGATGACGCAGGCGCAACTCGCGGACCGGATCGGCGTCACGCGCCAGACGGTCATCGCCATCGAACAGGGCCGCTACTCACCGTCCCTCGAGATGGCCTTCCAGATCGCCCGGGTGTTCGGCGTCGGACTCGACGACGTTTTTCAGTACCCAGACTAG
- a CDS encoding MFS transporter, which yields MSSSVQLSTSSTRWDARLWGVLLTVSVVVGLDALDVSMVAVALPSIQAELGLSTGALQWVISAYVLGYGGLLLLGGRTADLLGRRRVFLVAVAVFAVASLLGGLVDDGALLIATRFIKGLAAAFTAPAALSIITTTFHEGPARNRAISIFAVFGASGYSAGLVFSGLLTEVGWRWTFLLPVPIALAALAAAVKLIPSYRPQEGGGYDFPGAITGAAGSLLLVFAVVEAPEIGWASPRTLITFALALALLVTFVLIEKRSKHPLLRLGILRSGPLARANLGGATFFGAYIGFQFVVMLYLQTVLGWSALQTALGFLPAALIVAFGSPRIEPLIDRLGTPRTILAGVVAHVIGYALFLRIDESSSYAGSVLPSMILLGVGFMLAFSSLNIQATNGISDDEQGLAGGLLNTSIQVGGAIGLAVVTAVLTGNAGGATGPAALLNGLAPALTVVTGIAVISVLVALSGVVGLRKAEARSAVAEPEFAAAE from the coding sequence ATGAGTTCTTCCGTGCAGCTGTCCACCAGCTCTACAAGGTGGGACGCGCGCCTCTGGGGTGTCCTGCTCACCGTGTCCGTCGTCGTGGGCCTCGACGCGCTCGACGTGTCGATGGTCGCCGTCGCCCTCCCGTCCATCCAGGCCGAACTCGGCCTCTCCACCGGTGCCCTGCAATGGGTCATCAGCGCCTACGTGCTCGGCTACGGTGGCCTGCTGCTTCTCGGCGGGCGCACCGCCGACCTGCTCGGCAGGCGCCGGGTCTTCCTTGTCGCCGTCGCGGTCTTCGCGGTCGCTTCCCTGCTCGGCGGTCTCGTCGACGACGGCGCGCTGCTGATCGCCACCCGCTTCATCAAGGGTCTCGCCGCCGCGTTCACCGCGCCGGCCGCGCTGTCCATCATCACCACGACCTTCCACGAAGGCCCCGCCCGCAACCGGGCGATCAGCATCTTCGCCGTCTTCGGTGCCAGCGGTTACTCCGCGGGCCTCGTGTTCTCCGGTCTGCTCACCGAGGTGGGCTGGCGCTGGACGTTCCTGCTGCCGGTGCCGATCGCGCTCGCCGCGCTGGCCGCCGCGGTCAAGCTGATCCCGTCCTACCGCCCGCAGGAGGGTGGCGGCTACGACTTCCCCGGCGCTATCACCGGTGCCGCCGGTTCGCTCCTGCTGGTCTTCGCCGTGGTCGAGGCGCCGGAGATCGGCTGGGCCTCCCCGAGGACGCTGATCACGTTCGCGCTCGCGCTCGCGTTGCTCGTCACCTTCGTGCTCATCGAGAAGCGCAGCAAGCACCCGCTGCTCCGCCTCGGCATCCTGCGCTCGGGCCCGCTGGCCCGCGCCAACCTCGGCGGCGCGACGTTCTTCGGCGCCTACATCGGTTTCCAGTTCGTGGTCATGCTGTACCTGCAGACCGTCCTCGGCTGGTCCGCGTTGCAGACCGCGCTCGGATTCCTGCCCGCCGCGCTGATCGTGGCCTTCGGTTCGCCCAGGATCGAGCCGCTGATCGACCGGCTCGGCACGCCGCGCACGATCCTCGCCGGAGTCGTCGCCCACGTCATCGGGTACGCGCTGTTCCTGCGGATCGACGAGAGTTCCAGCTACGCCGGTTCGGTGCTGCCGAGCATGATCCTGCTGGGTGTCGGCTTCATGCTGGCGTTCTCCTCGCTCAACATCCAGGCGACCAACGGCATCTCCGACGACGAGCAGGGGCTCGCCGGCGGTCTGCTGAACACGTCGATCCAGGTCGGCGGTGCGATCGGCCTCGCCGTGGTGACCGCGGTCCTGACCGGCAACGCGGGTGGCGCCACCGGCCCGGCCGCGCTGCTGAACGGGTTGGCGCCCGCGCTGACCGTCGTCACCGGCATCGCCGTGATCAGTGTCCTGGTGGCGCTGTCCGGAGTCGTCGGCCTGCGCAAGGCCGAAGCCCGCTCCGCCGTCGCCGAACCGGAGTTCGCCGCCGCCGAATGA
- a CDS encoding alkaline phosphatase D family protein, giving the protein MSVNRRDLLRGAATAGALGLAWPLSSRMTVAQAEEAAAALGATWDEAPFTLGVASGDPVPYGVALWTRLAPKPMEFEQPLEDTVEVGWEVATDRGFRRRVARGTAPATAGLGHSVHVPVSGLEPGSQYYYRFHALGKVSRVGRTRTAPVGPVRRVRFASANCQAFHDGFYAAHAGIAREDLDFVVHLGDYVYEHGQVGGNPLRDHEGPEVLTLPSYRRRHALYKSDPSLRDAHAAHPWFITWDDHEVVNDYSGTTPALQARRSAAYQAWFEHMPVRPDHPASPRIHRQRRWGDLLDLSILDLRQYRSAQNLPDGTILGADQKAWLKDQVTGAGEAWHCWVNSIMLSQLAKPGGGGYMFTDQWDGFLAERKEVLTHVAQSGLEDLVVITGDWHSAFVDDIRPDFADPATPVIGTEFTAHSVSSGAYSPEWNATNGPKMGAANPHLKYFEGNRYGYDVYEVTPRRWSTHMRVIGDRRDPRSPVSTLTTFHVDRGRPGSYEDRATITSPAQYRRR; this is encoded by the coding sequence ATGTCCGTCAACCGCCGGGACCTGTTGCGAGGCGCCGCCACCGCCGGTGCGCTGGGGCTGGCCTGGCCGTTGAGTTCGCGGATGACCGTCGCGCAGGCGGAGGAGGCCGCGGCGGCACTGGGCGCGACCTGGGACGAGGCGCCGTTCACGCTCGGCGTCGCGTCCGGCGACCCCGTCCCGTACGGCGTCGCGCTCTGGACCAGGCTCGCGCCGAAGCCGATGGAGTTCGAGCAGCCGCTCGAAGACACCGTCGAGGTCGGCTGGGAGGTCGCCACCGACCGCGGTTTCCGCCGCCGCGTGGCGCGCGGGACGGCGCCGGCCACCGCCGGGCTCGGGCACAGCGTGCACGTCCCGGTGTCCGGGCTGGAGCCGGGCTCGCAGTATTACTACCGCTTCCACGCGCTCGGCAAGGTCAGCCGGGTCGGCCGCACCCGCACCGCGCCCGTCGGGCCGGTCCGGCGGGTGCGGTTCGCCTCGGCGAACTGCCAGGCGTTCCACGACGGGTTCTACGCGGCCCACGCCGGGATCGCGCGGGAGGACCTCGATTTCGTCGTCCACCTCGGCGACTACGTCTACGAACACGGCCAGGTCGGCGGGAACCCGCTGCGCGATCACGAAGGCCCCGAGGTACTGACGCTGCCGTCGTACCGGCGGCGGCACGCGCTCTACAAGTCCGACCCCTCGCTGCGGGACGCTCACGCGGCCCACCCCTGGTTCATCACCTGGGACGACCACGAGGTGGTCAACGACTACAGCGGTACCACTCCGGCACTGCAGGCCCGGCGATCGGCGGCGTACCAGGCCTGGTTCGAACACATGCCGGTGCGCCCGGACCACCCGGCGAGCCCGCGGATCCACCGGCAGCGCCGCTGGGGCGACCTGCTGGACCTGTCCATTTTGGATCTCCGGCAGTACCGGTCGGCGCAGAACCTGCCCGACGGCACGATCCTCGGCGCGGATCAGAAGGCGTGGCTCAAGGATCAGGTGACCGGCGCCGGTGAGGCTTGGCACTGCTGGGTGAACTCGATCATGCTCAGCCAGCTGGCGAAGCCGGGTGGCGGCGGCTACATGTTCACCGACCAGTGGGACGGCTTCCTCGCCGAACGCAAGGAGGTGCTGACCCACGTCGCCCAGAGCGGCCTCGAAGACCTCGTGGTGATCACCGGCGATTGGCATTCGGCGTTCGTCGACGACATCCGCCCCGACTTCGCCGATCCGGCCACCCCGGTGATCGGCACGGAGTTCACCGCGCATTCGGTCTCCTCCGGCGCCTACTCCCCCGAATGGAACGCCACGAACGGGCCGAAGATGGGCGCGGCGAACCCGCACCTCAAGTACTTCGAGGGCAACCGGTACGGCTACGACGTCTACGAGGTCACCCCGCGCCGCTGGAGCACGCACATGCGGGTGATCGGCGACCGGCGCGACCCGCGTTCGCCGGTGAGCACCCTGACGACGTTCCACGTCGACCGCGGCAGGCCCGGGTCCTATGAGGACAGGGCCACGATCACGTCCCCCGCGCAATACCGGCGACGCTAG
- a CDS encoding NAD(P)-dependent alcohol dehydrogenase, with translation MKAIVQHEYGTTEVLELIELPDPEPGPDGVVVRIRAAAVDPGVWHLMEGTPYLVRLMGFGVRRPKAPVRGLDFAGVVHAVGGDVTRFQPGDEVFGTCQGSFAEYALTTVDKLARKPGRLGFEEAAAVPISAFTALQALRDKGKVAPRHKVLIIGAGGGVGTFAVQIAKAFGATVDGVCGTGKVDLVRSLGADRVFDYTREDFGGGYDLILDTAGNRSLTSLRKALTPRGTLVIVGGEGDGRWIGPVGRNLRALFLGPFVKQKLLGLFSTENQDDLQALRALIEAEKLTPVIDRSYSLAEVPEAIRYASEGHARGKVVITV, from the coding sequence ATGAAGGCGATCGTCCAGCACGAGTACGGCACGACGGAAGTCCTGGAGTTGATCGAGCTGCCGGATCCCGAACCGGGGCCGGACGGTGTCGTCGTCCGGATCCGCGCGGCGGCCGTCGATCCCGGGGTCTGGCATCTCATGGAGGGCACGCCCTATCTGGTGCGCTTGATGGGCTTCGGGGTACGGAGACCGAAGGCCCCTGTCCGTGGCCTCGACTTCGCCGGTGTCGTACACGCGGTCGGCGGCGACGTCACGCGATTCCAGCCCGGCGACGAGGTTTTCGGTACCTGCCAAGGTTCTTTCGCCGAATACGCACTGACCACAGTGGACAAACTGGCACGGAAACCCGGGCGGCTCGGGTTCGAGGAAGCCGCGGCCGTCCCCATCTCCGCGTTCACCGCCCTCCAGGCGCTTCGCGACAAAGGGAAGGTCGCGCCCCGGCACAAGGTCCTGATCATCGGCGCGGGCGGTGGCGTCGGCACGTTCGCGGTGCAGATCGCCAAGGCTTTCGGCGCCACGGTCGACGGGGTGTGCGGGACGGGCAAGGTGGACCTCGTCCGCTCGCTCGGCGCGGACAGGGTGTTCGACTACACGCGTGAGGACTTCGGCGGCGGCTACGACCTCATCCTCGACACCGCGGGCAACCGGTCGCTGACCTCGCTGCGGAAAGCCCTCACCCCGCGCGGCACCCTGGTCATCGTCGGTGGCGAGGGCGACGGGCGGTGGATCGGGCCGGTGGGCCGCAACCTGCGGGCACTGTTCCTCGGGCCGTTCGTGAAACAGAAGCTCCTCGGCCTGTTCTCCACGGAGAACCAAGACGATCTCCAGGCACTTCGCGCGCTCATCGAGGCGGAGAAACTGACGCCGGTCATCGACCGCTCCTACTCGCTGGCCGAGGTGCCCGAAGCCATCCGCTACGCGAGCGAGGGACACGCGCGCGGCAAGGTCGTCATCACCGTCTGA
- a CDS encoding alpha/beta fold hydrolase has translation METLKMRTAGTDGPAVLLLHGLGATGAVWDGLMAEPGYRWLAPDLPGHGGSARLPHYSFGGLAAAVADALPERGPLLVIGHSLGGVVGLALASGWFGVKVAGLFAIGVKVEWSESDLSRATAMAAKPPRVFPSREDAERGFLKIAGLVGIAEADPDGVAETEGGWRLALDPRAFGVGAPDMRGLLGAARCPVVLAAGEHDPMSRPEQLRALSPHSAVLRGLGHNAHVEDPSSLLPFPRQFVL, from the coding sequence GTGGAAACCCTGAAGATGCGCACCGCCGGAACCGATGGCCCCGCCGTGCTCCTGCTGCACGGCCTCGGCGCGACGGGAGCGGTCTGGGACGGCCTCATGGCGGAGCCGGGATACCGCTGGCTGGCGCCCGACCTGCCGGGACACGGGGGATCGGCCCGGTTGCCGCACTACTCGTTCGGCGGTCTGGCCGCGGCGGTCGCCGACGCGCTCCCGGAACGCGGTCCGCTGCTGGTGATCGGCCATTCGCTGGGCGGCGTGGTCGGGCTCGCGCTGGCCAGCGGCTGGTTCGGGGTGAAGGTCGCCGGGCTGTTCGCGATCGGCGTCAAGGTCGAATGGAGCGAGAGCGACCTTTCGAGGGCGACCGCCATGGCGGCCAAGCCGCCGAGGGTGTTCCCGAGCCGTGAGGACGCCGAACGCGGCTTTCTCAAGATCGCCGGTCTGGTCGGGATCGCCGAGGCGGACCCCGACGGCGTGGCCGAAACCGAAGGCGGCTGGCGGCTGGCGCTGGACCCGCGCGCGTTCGGCGTCGGCGCTCCCGACATGCGTGGCCTGCTCGGCGCGGCGCGCTGCCCGGTCGTCCTCGCGGCCGGAGAACACGACCCCATGAGCCGTCCTGAGCAGCTTCGCGCGCTCAGCCCGCACTCCGCCGTACTCCGGGGACTCGGCCACAACGCCCACGTCGAGGACCCGTCCTCGCTCCTGCCCTTCCCCCGGCAATTCGTCCTCTAG
- a CDS encoding GAF and ANTAR domain-containing protein: MADEIDWQQDKNRFVEDVGDGELPVTSENGARLIAGPLVSQFVSLTRALLDSGSVAAVLERVVFATRDLVPGADLVSVTLLDPDGAFHTPVRTDEIARELDQLQYQYGEGACVEAARVSGPAAAFSDNLAEDARWPRFGPAAAALGFHSLVSTALLPEASSSQLSGALNVYSRRPHGIARADRDVLLLLATHASLALATTHAVTRGQLQEEQLQQALDSRDAIGQAKGILMARRGIDAAEAFEVLRNTSQNMNIKLRELAEMLSKRHSELHLPD, translated from the coding sequence TTGGCCGATGAAATCGACTGGCAGCAGGACAAGAACCGATTCGTCGAGGATGTCGGCGACGGCGAACTGCCGGTGACCTCCGAGAACGGCGCTCGGCTCATCGCCGGGCCACTGGTTAGCCAATTCGTGTCCCTGACCAGGGCGTTGCTGGATTCCGGCTCGGTCGCGGCGGTACTCGAACGAGTGGTCTTCGCGACCCGTGACCTGGTGCCGGGCGCGGATCTGGTGAGTGTCACCCTCCTCGATCCCGACGGCGCGTTCCACACGCCGGTGCGGACCGACGAGATCGCGCGCGAACTGGACCAGCTGCAGTATCAGTACGGCGAGGGTGCCTGCGTCGAGGCCGCGCGGGTTTCGGGACCGGCGGCGGCCTTCAGCGACAACCTCGCCGAGGACGCGCGCTGGCCGCGGTTCGGGCCGGCAGCCGCGGCGCTCGGTTTCCACTCGCTGGTCTCGACGGCCTTGCTGCCCGAGGCGTCGAGTTCGCAGCTTTCGGGCGCGCTGAACGTCTACTCGCGACGTCCGCACGGCATCGCCAGGGCAGACCGCGATGTGCTGTTGCTGCTGGCCACGCACGCGTCGCTGGCGCTGGCGACCACGCACGCGGTCACGCGCGGTCAGCTCCAGGAGGAGCAGCTCCAGCAGGCACTGGACAGCAGGGACGCGATCGGACAGGCCAAGGGCATCCTGATGGCGCGGCGGGGGATCGACGCGGCCGAGGCGTTCGAGGTGCTGCGGAACACGTCGCAGAACATGAACATCAAACTCCGGGAACTGGCGGAGATGCTGTCCAAGCGGCATTCGGAACTGCATCTGCCCGACTGA
- a CDS encoding MarR family winged helix-turn-helix transcriptional regulator codes for MSDVAEQDLLQEWHALSARHAAVFGRLECRLQERHGLGVTEFEALERLVNCVVGKCRAADLTEVVHLSQSATSRLVARLEREGLVQRALCESDRRGIFVVVTDEGRRRYEEAKPTHRATLNETLTIKA; via the coding sequence GTGAGCGACGTCGCCGAACAAGACCTGCTGCAGGAGTGGCACGCCCTGTCCGCACGGCACGCGGCGGTCTTCGGACGGCTCGAGTGCCGGCTCCAGGAGCGCCACGGCCTCGGCGTCACCGAATTCGAAGCCCTCGAACGCCTGGTGAACTGCGTCGTCGGCAAATGCCGCGCGGCCGATCTCACCGAGGTCGTCCACCTGAGCCAGAGCGCCACTTCGCGACTCGTCGCCCGCCTCGAGCGCGAGGGGCTCGTGCAGCGCGCGCTCTGCGAGTCGGACCGGCGCGGGATCTTCGTCGTCGTGACCGACGAAGGCCGCCGTCGCTACGAAGAGGCGAAGCCGACCCACCGGGCGACGCTGAACGAAACCCTCACCATCAAGGCTTGA
- a CDS encoding alpha/beta fold hydrolase, producing the protein MGLGELALSRSFEWRGRSVAWERLGEGAPVVLCHGTPWSAQLWAPFARALSEEFTVHVWDMPGYGRSSKEPGHAVDLGTQGELFADLLAYWGLTAPHVIAHDYGGAVSLRANLLHGAEYASLALVDVVALRPWGSEFFRLVAENAEVFQAQPPTVHRGALESYIGTASHRGLTGAQLATLTGPWLDEQGRRAFYRQIAEADVRYTDEIQDRYPELALPVKVIWGAEDTWIPVDRADQLANAIPGALLDVIPDAGHLIQYDAPVELAFSLHRWLTAEVDRWGPGPRSTSH; encoded by the coding sequence ATGGGTCTCGGTGAACTGGCGTTGTCGCGATCGTTCGAGTGGCGTGGCCGTTCGGTGGCGTGGGAGCGACTCGGCGAAGGCGCCCCGGTGGTGCTGTGCCACGGGACACCGTGGTCGGCGCAGCTGTGGGCGCCTTTCGCGCGAGCGCTCAGCGAGGAGTTCACCGTCCACGTCTGGGACATGCCGGGGTACGGCCGCTCGTCGAAGGAGCCCGGTCACGCGGTCGATCTCGGCACGCAGGGCGAGCTTTTCGCCGACCTGCTCGCGTATTGGGGACTGACGGCCCCGCACGTGATCGCGCACGACTACGGCGGCGCCGTCTCGCTGCGCGCCAACCTGCTGCACGGCGCCGAATACGCCTCTCTCGCCCTGGTGGACGTCGTCGCGCTACGGCCGTGGGGTTCGGAGTTCTTCCGGCTCGTCGCGGAGAACGCCGAGGTCTTCCAAGCACAGCCCCCGACGGTGCACCGAGGTGCGCTGGAGTCCTATATCGGGACGGCCTCCCATCGTGGTCTCACCGGCGCGCAACTGGCCACGCTGACCGGCCCTTGGCTGGACGAGCAGGGACGACGCGCCTTCTACCGGCAGATCGCCGAGGCGGACGTCCGGTACACCGACGAGATCCAGGATCGCTATCCCGAACTCGCCTTGCCGGTGAAGGTGATCTGGGGCGCGGAAGACACCTGGATCCCGGTGGACCGGGCGGACCAGCTCGCGAACGCGATTCCCGGCGCCCTCTTGGACGTCATTCCGGATGCAGGGCATCTGATCCAGTACGACGCGCCGGTCGAACTGGCCTTTTCCCTCCATCGCTGGCTCACCGCGGAAGTGGACCGGTGGGGACCCGGACCAAGATCAACATCGCATTAG
- the pdxR gene encoding MocR-like pyridoxine biosynthesis transcription factor PdxR produces the protein MTAEGSDFLQLDIGDAPPGRRSDWLASRLRHAISDGRLPVGSRLPATRALAADLRVSRGVVTEAYQRLVEDGHVAGRGRAGTVVVAAPARTKEQTAPGPPSAGTIFQPAPGIGVFDSLRSTPAKIDLSPGVPDLTAFPRTAWLRAERTVLNDLSAAAFGYGDPRGAPALRLAIARWIARTRGITADADDVLIVAGVAQGLGLLAQVLCDNGISEIAVEDPSSLGARQHLHDRRLATPPIRVDEDGIDVDELVRSGAPAVLLTPAHQFPTGVVLGGERRRELMRWAADGGLIIEDDYDAEHRYDRPPVPALRSMLAEQVCYAGSVSKWLAPALRVGWMLVPPRYRDEVVAAKRFADLGNAVLPQLVLAHLMESGEMERQLRFVRKRHRRRRDAMIEALRTHLPDAVVHGAAAGLHLTITFDAEFSDLDFAAAALEQGVKVQPLSWHCQRPMNPGLVLGYGASPASDIAEGIAVLGKISRVSSSGCGSSPANYRN, from the coding sequence GTGACTGCCGAGGGCTCGGACTTCCTGCAGCTGGACATCGGTGACGCGCCGCCGGGGCGCCGGTCGGACTGGCTGGCGTCGCGGCTGCGGCACGCCATCTCCGACGGCCGCCTGCCGGTCGGCAGCAGGCTGCCCGCGACCAGGGCGCTGGCCGCGGACCTGCGGGTCTCGCGCGGCGTGGTCACCGAGGCCTACCAACGGCTGGTCGAGGACGGCCACGTCGCCGGACGCGGCCGCGCGGGCACCGTGGTCGTCGCGGCTCCCGCGAGGACGAAGGAGCAAACGGCGCCCGGGCCGCCGTCGGCGGGCACGATCTTCCAGCCCGCCCCCGGGATCGGCGTCTTCGATTCACTGCGGTCGACACCGGCGAAGATCGACCTGTCCCCCGGCGTACCGGATCTGACGGCCTTCCCGAGGACGGCTTGGCTGCGCGCCGAACGCACCGTGCTCAACGACCTCTCGGCGGCGGCCTTCGGCTACGGCGACCCGCGTGGCGCGCCCGCGCTGCGGCTGGCCATCGCGCGCTGGATCGCCCGCACCCGCGGCATCACCGCCGACGCCGACGACGTCCTGATCGTCGCCGGCGTCGCGCAGGGTCTCGGGTTGCTGGCCCAGGTGCTGTGCGACAACGGGATCTCCGAGATCGCCGTCGAGGATCCGAGCTCGCTGGGCGCGCGGCAGCATCTGCACGACCGGCGGCTGGCGACGCCGCCGATCCGCGTGGACGAGGACGGGATCGACGTCGACGAGCTTGTCCGCAGCGGCGCGCCCGCCGTCCTGCTCACGCCCGCGCACCAGTTCCCGACCGGTGTCGTGCTCGGCGGGGAGCGCCGTCGTGAGCTCATGCGCTGGGCCGCGGACGGCGGGCTGATCATCGAGGACGACTACGACGCCGAGCACCGCTACGACCGTCCGCCGGTCCCCGCGCTGCGCTCGATGCTGGCCGAACAGGTCTGCTACGCGGGCAGCGTGTCGAAGTGGCTCGCGCCCGCGCTCCGGGTGGGCTGGATGCTGGTGCCGCCGCGGTACCGGGACGAGGTGGTCGCGGCCAAACGGTTCGCCGACCTCGGCAACGCCGTCCTCCCGCAGCTGGTGCTCGCGCATCTCATGGAATCCGGCGAGATGGAGCGGCAGCTGCGGTTCGTGCGCAAACGGCACCGCCGCCGGCGGGACGCGATGATCGAAGCGCTCCGGACCCATCTCCCGGACGCCGTGGTGCACGGCGCGGCCGCCGGGCTGCACCTGACGATCACCTTCGACGCCGAGTTCTCCGACCTCGACTTCGCCGCCGCCGCGCTGGAGCAGGGCGTGAAGGTGCAGCCGCTGTCGTGGCACTGCCAGCGGCCGATGAATCCGGGTCTCGTCCTCGGCTACGGGGCCAGCCCGGCGAGTGACATCGCCGAAGGCATCGCCGTCCTGGGCAAGATTTCCCGCGTTTCGTCCTCTGGTTGTGGTAGTTCGCCGGCGAACTACCGCAACTAG